Proteins encoded in a region of the Prunus persica cultivar Lovell chromosome G4, Prunus_persica_NCBIv2, whole genome shotgun sequence genome:
- the LOC109949003 gene encoding BAHD acyltransferase At5g47980-like, producing MGLGIKVEVIHKETIKPSSPTPHHLKNTNLSVFDQFLPDIYVPILLFYPNNNCEEVNNLVAERSKLLKTSLSETLTHFYPFAGKFQYNDSICCNDQGAAFLETQVNCPISKILEKPDFVMLKQLLPADMESRQEGTSYLVQVQANFFGCGGMAIGVCISHKVSDASTISKFISSWAAISLGSNGTTPLVLPAEFGVASSFFPPLDFLNTPQPPVESDKENWITRRFVFDASKIAALKSKAATATVPNPTRVEVVSALIWKCAFEASRSNLGSVRPSEWFQFVNMRKILVQPSAENLAGNALALVSAKTHGSKVDGDFQSLVAKLRKCFKEFKVKYANDVSGEDVCEFFKDYWKLVDQDDVDTYTCSSWCRFPFYVVDFGWGRPSWVSQSMEYRNLIVLMDTRDGDGIEACLTLNEEEMAIFEGGKELLEYAALNPTLV from the coding sequence ATGGGTTTAGGGATCAAGGTTGAAGTCATTCACAAGGAAACAATTAAACCATCATCTCCAACTCCTCACCACCTTAAAAATACCAACCTCTCTGTTTTTGATCAGTTTCTTCCAGATATTTATGTCCCAATCCTTCTCTTCTATCCCAACAATAATTGTGAAGAGGTCAATAATTTGGTAGCTGAGAGATCCAAGCTTCTAAAAACATCATTATCTGAGACCCTCACTCACTTCTATCCTTTTGCAGGAAAGTTTCAATATAATGATTCAATATGTTGCAATGACCAAGGGGCTGCATTTCTTGAAACCCAAGTCAACTGTCCCATATCGAAGATTTTGGAAAAACCCGATTTCGTGATGCTAAAACAGTTGCTTCCAGCTGATATGGAATCCAGACAAGAAGGCACAAGCTATCTGGTACAAGTCCAGGCCAACTTCTTTGGCTGTGGTGGAATGGCAATTGGAGTATGCATTTCGCATAAGGTATCTGATGCATCTACAATCAGCAAATTCATTAGTAGCTGGGCTGCAATTTCCCTTGGCTCCAATGGCACTACTCCTTTGGTGCTTCCTGCAGAATTTGGTGTTGcatcttctttcttcccaCCACTAGATTTCCTAAACACACCCCAACCCCCCGTGGAGTCTGATAAAGAAAACTGGATCACAAGGAGATTTGTGTTTGATGCCTCAAAGATCGCTGCTCTCAAGTCCAAAGCTGCCACTGCCACTGTGCCAAACCCAACGCGTGTTGAAGTTGTGTCAGCGCTCATTTGGAAGTGTGCCTTCGAAGCATCGAGATCAAACCTGGGTTCTGTAAGGCCATCAGAGTGGTTTCAATTCGTGAACATGCGAAAAATATTGGTGCAGCCCTCGGCGGAAAACTTAGCGGGGAATGCCTTGGCACTGGTTTCAGCAAAGACTCATGGAAGTAAAGTAGATGGTGATTTTCAAAGCTTGGTTGCTAAACTCAGGAAATGCTTTAAGGAGTTTAAAGTAAAATATGCTAATGATGTCAGTGGGGAAGATGTATGTGAATTCTTCAAAGATTATTGGAAACTCGTTGATCAGGATGATGTAGATACCTATACTTGCAGCAGTTGGTGCAGATTTCCTTTCTATGTCGTCGATTTTGGATGGGGAAGGCCATCATGGGTGAGCCAGAGCATGGAATATAGGAATCTGATTGTGTTGATGGATACAAGAGATGGGGATGGCATAGAGGCATGCTTGACTctcaatgaagaagaaatggcTATATTTGAAGGAGGCAAGGAGTTGCTTGAATATGCAGCTTTGAATCCAACTTTAGTTTAG
- the LOC109948591 gene encoding BAHD acyltransferase At5g47980-like translates to MAACNLLQILHLAPEVTTSGTQALPAEMLAEGSTQADIGYLLLVQANFFECGGLAIGVSSSHIITDAYTLSTFIKSWADTALMGSTTTTDHHALLPKKFGAAATLFPQLDFLNSPQPALEFAEEKCITKRFVFHASKIAALKSRAASATVPNPTRIEAVSALIWKCAMETSQLSNSGVVRASEWSSVVNIRKILVQQPLAYDLMGNLVGLFSVRTEASEVVDIDVQSLVAKLRKGVEEFKIKYGNGVSGEEACQFFREFGNLMTRDVDNYNCSSWCRFPFYETNFGWGKPLWVCQSTGMKNLIVLMDKRDGVGIEVSLTFKEETMAIFETNKELLEYASVNPTVI, encoded by the exons ATGGCAGCGTGcaatctcctccaaatcctTCACCTGGCGCCCGAAGTCACGACCTCAGGGACCCAAGCCCTTCCAGCGGAGATGCTTGCCGAAG GATCTACACAAGCAGACATAGGCTATCTTCTACTAGTCCAGGCCAACTTCTTTGAATGCGGTGGGTTGGCAATTGGTGTCAGCAGTTCACATATCATCACCGATGCCTACACACTCAGCACATTCATTAAAAGCTGGGCTGATACTGCCCTAATGGGCTCCACTACTACTACTGATCATCATGCCCTGCTTCCTAAGAAATTTGGTGCTGCAGCTACTCTTTTCCCACAACTGGATTTCTTGAACTCACCTCAACCTGCGTTGGAGTTTGCTGAAGAAAAGTGCATAACAAAGAGATTTGTGTTTCATGCCTCAAAGATTGCTGCTCTGAAGTCCAGAGCTGCCAGTGCCACCGTGCCAAATCCAACGCGCATTGAAGCAGTGTCAGCGCTCATTTGGAAGTGTGCCATGGAAACATCTCAATTATCAAACTCGGGTGTTGTAAGGGCATCCGAGTGGTCTTCCGTGGTGAACATACGGAAAATATTGGTGCAGCAGCCATTGGCATATGACTTAATGGGAAATCTTGTGGGGCTCTTTTCAGTGAGAACCGAGGCAAGTGAAGTAGTAGACATTGATGTTCAAAGCTTGGTTGCCAAATTGAGGAAAGGGGTTGaggaatttaaaataaaatatggaaATGGAGTTAGTGGGGAGGAAGCATGTCAATTCTTCAGAGAGTTTGGGAACCTCATGACAAGGGATGTAGACAACTATAACTGCAGCAGTTGGTGCAGGTTTCCTTTCTATGAAACCAACTTCGGATGGGGAAAGCCATTGTGGGTGTGCCAGAGTACAGGAATGAAGAATCTAATTGTATTGATGGATAAAAGAGATGGGGTTGGGATCGAAGTGTCCTTGACTTTCAAGGAAGAAACCATGGCCATATTTGAAACCAATAAGGAGCTGCTTGAGTATGCTTCTGTGAATCCGACTGTCATTTAA
- the LOC109948590 gene encoding uncharacterized protein LOC109948590: MKAEVDRLSSIRFIREVDYPTWLANVVMVRKPRKGWRMCVDYTNLNRACPKDSFPLPRIDQLVDATAGHALLSFMDAYSGYNQIFMHPEDQAHTSFITDRGLYCYKVMPFGLKNARATYQRLVNQLFAPLIGNTMEVYVDDMLVKSRTADQHIPNLSAMFTILKQYKMRLNPTKCAFGVASGKFLGFMISQRGIEANPEKIQAILDMTIPKTVKDIQSLTGRVAALTRFISKATDRCAPFFKALKGTKRNITWTAECDTAFSELKEYMGRAPLLSTPEHGDILVIYLSISASAVSSVLIRSKGHAEHPVHYVSKALQDAEVRYPDIEKLAFALVVSARRLRPYFQAHTIHVLTNQPLRQVLQNPETSGRLVKWAIELGEFDIHYKPRPAMRGQAVADFLSEFTDPQASAATQLITEPNPPSSQDQTPTEGNLDLTQPLWTLFVDGSSNAQGCGAGLVLISPDKVALEYALRFKFQASNNEAEYEALLAGLQLAKEMDARQVQIFSDSQLVVHQVNQDFTAKDASMTAYLQHARHLLATFHAHSIKHVPRSENSHADALARLASALEQGTGRHIHIEFLAQPSTQAPLICTIDHSPTWMDPILQFLQNQTLPANPAEARRVRHRSARYLIINGSLYKRGFSLPYLRCLTPEEGHYVLREIHEGICDNHSGARSLAHKAIRQGYFWPSLHTDAQAFTQKCDKCQRFANIPQLPAEPLMAMVSPWPFAQWGLDLIGPMPEGKGQVKYAVVAVDYFTKWAEAEALATITAARIESFVWQNIVCRFGIPNSIVTDNGRQFDNAKFKQFCSNLKIQLLPEVLWSYRTTFRTSTGETPFSLSFGTEAVAPVEIGQPTYRTSTYDATANDEQLALNLDFIDEVRDQSSMRNAAYKQRIAKYYDSRVKPRAFKMGDWVMRKVSLATKNPNEGTLGPTWEGPYEIIKICRPGTY; the protein is encoded by the exons ATGAAGGCGGAGGTGGATCGATTGAGTAGTATCCGATTCATCAGGGAGGTTGACTATCCCACATGGCTGGCCAATGTCGTGATGGTCCGCAAGCCAAGAAAGGGCTGGCGAATGTGTGTCGACTACACCAACCTTAATCGGGCTTGCCCAAAGGACAGCTTCCCGCTACCCCGCATTGACCAGCTAGTCGACGCCACAGCCGGCCACGCCCTCCTTAGTTTCATGGATGCTTATTCAGGTTACAACCAGATCTTCATGCACCCCGAAGATCAGGCCCACACCTCTTTCATTACGGATCGCGGCCTCTACTGCTATAAGGTGATGCCCTTCGGCCTCAAAAACGCCAGGGCTACTTATCAGCGTCTGGTGAATCAGCTCTTTGCCCCCCTGATTGGCAATACCATGGAGGTCTATGTCgatgacatgctagtcaagaGTCGCACGGCTGACCAGCACATCCCCAACCTCTCTGCCATGTTCACCATCCTGAAGCAATACAAAATGAGGcttaaccccaccaaatgtgcATTCGGGGTGGCTTCCGGAAAATTCCTTGGCTTCATGATCAGCCAGAGGGGCATTGAGGCCAATCCAGAAAAGATCCAGGCCATCTTAGATATGACAATACCTAAGACGGTCAAGGATATCCAAAGCCTTACAGGACGTGTCGCAGCCCTGACCAGATTTATCTCCAAAGCCACTGACCGCTGCGCCCCATTCTTCAAGGCCCTTAAAGGCACCAAAAGAAACATCACCTGGACTGCTGAATGCGACACGGCTTTCAGCGAGCTCAAAGAGTATATGGGCCGGGCCCCTTTATTGTCAACCCCTGAGCACGGAGACATCCTCGTGATTTATCTCTCCATCTCAGCTTCGGCTGTTAGCTCTGTGCTCATCCGATCAAAAGGTCACGCGGAGCACCCAGTGCATTATGTTAGTAAAGCATTGCAAGATGCCGAAGTTCGGTACCCGGACATCGAAAAATTGGCGTTCGCCTTGGTCGTCTCGGCAAGACGCCTTCGACCATATTTCCAAGCTCACACCATCCATGtcttaaccaaccaaccactccgACAGGTGTTGCAGAACCCAGAAACCTCTGGGAGGCTGGTCAAATGGGCCATTGAACTGGGCGAGTTTGATATTCATTACAAACCCCGCCCGGCTATGAGGGGCCAGGCCGTTGCTGACTTCCTATCCGAATTCACGGATCCCCAAGCTTCCGCAGCTACCCAGCTCATAACCGAACCCAATCCCCCTTCCAGCCAGGACCAAACCCCCACCGAAGGCAATCTCGACCTAACCCAGCCCCTGTGGACCTTATTCGTAGACGGCTCTTCTAATGCCCAGGGCTGTGGGGCCGGCCTCGTTCTCATCTCCCCAGACAAGGTTGCCCTCGAGTACGCCCTtcgcttcaaattccaagcctCCAACAATGAGGCCGAATACGAAGCACTCTTAGCTGGTCTTCAATTAGCCAAAGAGATGGATGCCAGGCAAGTTCAGATATTCAGCGATTCACAACTTGTGGTCCACCAGGTCAACCAGGACTTCACGGCTAAGGATGCCTCTATGACGGCCTACCTCCAGCACGCTCGGCACTTGCTGGCAACCTTCCACGCCCACTCTATCAAGCACGTGCCGCGCTCCGAGAATAGCCATGCCGATGCACTAGCCAGGTTGGCATCAGCCTTGGAGCAAGGAACGGGTCGACACATCCACATCGAGTTTTTGGCCCAGCCCAGCACACAAGCCCCACTTATCTGCACTATTGATCACAGCCCTACATGGATGGACCCCATCCTCCAGTTCTTACAGAACCAAACACTACCGGCTAATCCGGCAGAAGCACGACGCGTTCGCCATCGCTCTGCCCGGTACCTGATCATTAACGGCTCCTTATACAAGCGGGGTTTCAGCCTTCCTTACCTCCGATGCCTGACTCCAGAGGAGGGTCACTATGTCCTCCGAGAAATCCATGAAGGCATCTGCGACAACCACTCGGGCGCACGCTCATTAGCTCATAAGGCAATCCGCCAAGGATACTTCTGGCCTTCACTCCACACTGACGCCCAGGCCTTCACCCAGAAATGCGACAAGTGTCAGAGATTCGCCAACATTCCACAACTCCCGGCAGAACCACTGATGGCCATGGTCAGTCCTTGGCCATTTGCCCAATGGGGACTGGATCTCATTGGACCGATGCCAGAGGGCAAGGGCCAAGTCAAGTATGCAGTTGTGGCCgtagactacttcaccaagtggGCTGAGGCCGAGGCCTTGGCCACCATCACTGCGGCTCGCATCGAATCCTTTGTGTGGCAAAACATTGTATGTCGCTTCGGCATCCCCAACTCCATCGTCACCGACAATGGCCGGCAATTTGACAAcgccaaattcaaacaattttgttccaaCCTCAAGATTC aactactccCAGAAGTACTCTGGTCCTACCGCACCACCTTTCGCACATCCACGGGTGAAACGCCGTTCTCCCTATCATTTGGAACCGAGGCCGTGGCTCCGGTAGAGATTGGCCAGCCCACATACCGAACCTCCACTTACGATGCCACGGCCAATGACGAGCAGTTGGCCCTCAACCTCGACTTCATTGACGAAGTCCGGGACCAATCGAGCATGCGCAATGCCGCATACAAGCAACGCATCGCCAAATACTATGACTCCCGAGTCAAGCCCCGTGCTTTCAAAATGGGGGACTGGGTCATGCGCAAGGTTTCCTTGGCTACCAAAAATCCTAACGAAGGTACCCTCGGccctacatgggaaggtccttacgagattatcaaaatctgcCGCCCCGGCACTTATTAG